In Snodgrassella alvi wkB2, the DNA window ACCCACCCACTTCTTAACTACCTTAATAGTACTATCAAGCATAGAAAACATATTGTTCGAAAAGTTTTGGTATCGGCGTAGAAGAATTTAATATTTAGCCAAAGCTGGTAACTGTGGACTCGAAGAAATTTTATGGAAAAAACATATTAATTTAATTAAACCGTTTTTTTTTATTTCATGCTAAAATATTTTAATATTATTGAAAAGACAATAACACAACTGCAATGATTATTTATAATTAAGCTATAAATACATGTATAAAATACCTAATTTTTCACCTAAAATATAACTCAGTATCTAGTTGAATTTTTTTTAAAATAAATCAAATTTCCATTTAAAATAATATATTAATTGAATTAAAAATATATTCAGTGTACCTGTATTTAATACAGTTTTAATCTCATTTGAGAAATATAATGGTGTGTGCATGATTAATTTTAATTTACAATCATATTATAAGAACATAGGCGGGCTTATTTTTGAATTCGCCATACCCCCTAATAAAAAAGCCGTCTACAGTACTACATCTAAATACCTGACAGAAGGAGCGTTCAGCTTTATTGAGGGCATTATATACGAGTATGTTCCTAAATACGGTGAATATGGGCATTGGGGAATCACCGAAGTTAATACAGAACAATGGCTACTTATAAAACCGGCACTATTAAGGCTTAAGACCAGAGTTGATCAAGCCCAGAATTTAAAAGAACTTAAAAGTGATTTATTTGATTTTCGTTTTGTCTGTATGCTAGAAGACGATTATTTAAAAGAAACGGCTCACAAGTTTTCTAAATCCAAGCCTTTGCTTTCTCAGATGATTATCGATTTTATAGCCTGGATTGATGTAACTATACAAAAGTATGGTTCATTCTATATTATAGGCATATAACTTTTTCATTTACTAAATCTATAAAGTTTTCAATTAAACTTGTAGCATTAATTTTTTATCCTATCTTTGGCAAGGTTTGTTTATCTTTTTGGAATATATGATATTCTAGGATGATTTACATTCCCGCTATTTATTCCGTCATGATGATTGCCTGCTTTATTGATCCATGCTAAGGACAGGATTTAACCAGACTAATTACTTAACATATGAAATTAAAATGATGACGTAACAAAAATAAATAACCTATTGATTTATTAATTGCTACCTTCATGCTGCTGTTCATATTATTTACAATTGAAATCCGTTGCTTTGATTAAACTGCTTAACTTTTTGCTGTTTTATGTACATAAACCTAATATCCGCCGTTTAACGCAGCGGTTAAAACATAAAACTATCATTATAACAGGCGCCAGTTATGGCATTGGAGAGTCGCTTTGTTATCTTTTAGCCGATATTGATTGCAACTTAATATTGGTTGCGCGCACAGTTGATAAACTGCGCGAATTAAAGCAACGGCTCACTATGAGCAAAGCTAAAGCTGACATTTATGCAGCTGATTTGCGTGATCAGGAACAACTTGATGGATTCATAAAATATATACAAAATTTACCTGTTGATATATTTATTAATAATGCCGGTAAATCGATTTGTCGCCCGGTCATGCAATCGTTAGATCGCCAGCATGATTTTGAACGAACTATAAAATTAAACTACCTGACTCCGGTACAATTATGCCTTGCACTTATCCCCAAATTACAGCAAAGTAAAGGACATATCATTAACGTTTCGGCTGTCAATGTGTTGTTTGCGCCAGCGGTAAATTGGTCAGCATATCAAGCCTCAAAAACGGCATTCGATCAATGGCTGCGTTCAGCAATGCCTGAATTACAAAACCGGCAAATCAAAGTATCGACAGCATATTTACCTTTAGTAAAAACAAGGATGATCGAGCCGACCAAAGCTTATCAGAACTTACCTGCATTACAGCCAAAGCAAGCTGCTACAATTATAAGTTATTTATTACAAACACAAAAACGCCAATATAAACCATGGTGGGCGATGATAGTGCAATTGGCCGGCGTCCTGTTTAATGGCATCTGGTTTAAATTAAATTGTTATTACATTAAGAGAAAATGATGATAAAAACAATCAAAGCGCTATACACCATTAAATTTTTGACTTTTAAAGGAATTTTTTATTTATTAATGAGTTTTCGTTCGGTTGGAATGAATTTAATGGCGTTGCTCTATGTACGTCAGAAGCTGAGCCCAGACCAAATCGCCATTAATGAAAATGACAATTGTATAAATTATCATACACTTTATACGCAGTCGCAGCATTTAGCCAAAAAATTAGCAGCGCATTGTGACATAAAACCGCATCAAAAAATAGCCATAATGGCAAGTAATCATACTATTATGATTCAAACTCTCTTTGCTATTGCCCGGCTAGGTGCAGATATTTACTTACTCAATACAGAACTATCAGCCAAGCAATTACAAAATATACAAGATGCGGTAAAATTTGATTGGATCATACATGATCCTCAAATTCCTATCTTAATTGATGTCAAATCATTACCAACAGATCATCCGGAGCAAATTTCCATTTACTCGCTCTTAAAGGATAAGATGCCCCCCTATTCCGGCAATCTTAAAGTTACCCATTTTAATAAACTTACTGTGTTAACCAGTGGTACAACAGGACGTTTTAAAATGGCAGGACGCAATAGTAAAGCACAAAATTTTATCAGTCCTTTTTATCAATTGCTGATGAAATTAAACCTGAGCAAATATAACAGAATCTATATAGCAACACCGATTTACCATGGTTTTGGTATTGCGACATTGTGTATGTCGGTACTATTAGGTGCCACTATATTTATCAATAAACGCTTTGATGCCGCCAAAGTTTGTCAACTTATTAACAAACATAACATTGAAGTTATCACCCTCGTTCCCTTAATGCTCAGTCGAATGATGAATTATTCTGTAACGCAGTTACGTAGTTTAAGATGCATCATCACCGGCGGCGCACCAATTGCTGTCACACTGGTTCAACGAACAATTAATCAACTTGGTAAAGTGTTATTTAACTTATATGGCACATCGGAAGCTGGAATATGCTTGATTGCAACGCCGGATGATTTGATCACTCACCCATCAACTCTAGGTAAGCCTGTTAAAGGACTATCAGCCAAATTAATGAACAATGGCAAAGAGGATGCGATAAAAGGTGAACTCTATATCAAATGTGCGTGGTCCACTCAGGGCAAAAACTGGACAGCTACTGGTGATATAGTTCAAAAAGACAGTACAAATAATTATTATCTAAATGGTCGGGCTGATGACATGATAGTTTCAGGTGGTGAAAATGTTTACCCATTCGAACTCAAACAATGCTTAGTTAACCATCCTGACATTAACGACTTAGCCGTTATTAGTGTTAATGATGAGGAATTCGGACAGAGATTAGTGGCATTTGTGGTATTAGCAGCGCATACTGAACAAACCGAAGATACTTTAATAGACTGGTTAAAACCACAAATTGCACGTTACCAAATGCCAAAAAAAATATATATCATTGACGAATTGCCCATGACTCATATTGGCAAAGTTGACAGAAAACAACTGATCAATCGATATTATGAATTATCTAAGATCTGAGTTAGCGAAAACACCAGTACTGATAAGCATAATAATATTTTTAAAAATTTTTATTTTTCGAAAGCATTATCATTGCTTGTTACCCGCTCAACTAATCCTTTTATCGTATTTATAAAAGGATTTTTCTCCGATTTATAATACATAATATAATCAATATCTGGTAATGCCGGAAGTTTTAGGATATCGGTGTAATCGATAAATTTCTTAGACATTGACGATCTGTTCAGGCAGCCTATGCCTAATTGAGCCTCAATAGCAGACTGCATACCAATAACACTGGAAGCATAATGAGATAAATTATAAGATATTTTATTATTTTCTAATTTATCTATAGCTAATTTTTGTAATAAGCAGCCTTTTGGCAAAGTTATAATTGGCAGCGGATCAGATCCGGTTATACTAAGATCTTTCGAGCCAGCCCAGCCGAGCGGTTCATGCCCTACAATCATAAAATTATCATTATCGGGTAATCGCTGTCCGTTTAAATGAATAAATAAAGCGATATCATATTGTTCCAGAGTATGTTCAAGAAGCATTTTTGAACTGCTCTGAATTGAGACATTAAATTGAATATTCTGACATTGGTCACGTAGCCCTCTTAATACAGATGCTATCGTGGCAGGCATAAAATAATCTGTAATTGAAAGTGTCAGCTCATATACCGAATCATGGCTTCTAATATCATTTATGATATTATCATTTAAAGATAATATCTTTTTTGCATGCTTATACATTTTTTCACCAATAGCTGTCGGTTTCGCGCCGTATCTGCCACGATGCAGCAATTGTGCATCGCAAAATACCTCAAGCTTTTGGATTTGCTCACTGATAGCCGATTGAGATTTAAATAAAATATTCGAAGCTTTCGTGTAGCTGCCCATTTCTACAATGACAACAAATGTGTGAAGAATTTCTAAATCAAGTTTTTCCATAGTGTAATCAGTCTTCATCGGTTAGTGTCATTAGATTTCTTTAATATATCGGATTTTCCGTTATAAATAAATCAAAAAATCCTGTTTTACAGATATAAAAAATTTTAGCTATTATTTTCTGGAAAAAAGGAGTTCATCAATGTCTTTAAATTCAAACAAATTGCCGGATAAAAATATTTTTTCTGATAACCATAAATGGAAAGTTTTATTTACAGGTGCATTCGCTAATACATGCTTTACTTTTGTTATCGGCGGCGTACCTGCAGCCTCCATTATTCTACGTAATAATTACCATATCCCAACATCTGTATTAGGGCTTTTAATGGGCATTGTAGGTTTTGGAATTGCTGTAAGTGAATTACCCTGGGGAATTGCCACCGATCGCTTCGGAGATCGGCCGATATTAATTACAGGATTGTCCACAACTGCCATAGCTCTTTTCACCCTGGCTTATTTTGCAAAAATATCATCACACACTTCAATAAGTATCATTTTATGTGCCGGTTTACTAGTCGTCGGTCTTTTTGGGAGCAGTGTAAATGGTTCAAGTGGCAAAGCGATCATACAATGGTTTAAACCACAGCAACGCGGCTTAGCAATGAGTGTAAGACAGGCAGCTGTACCACTTGGTTATGCATTGGGAGCATTATTCTACCCTTACATATCAATTCATTATGGATTTTCGACCACACTATTTATATCGGCATTTATTTGTATTCTGGCTGCATTATTCAGCTATCTATGGATTATTGATCCAGATAGTGAGAGTGAACGCAAAACACCGGATATAACACAATCACTCAAAAATAAATCAACTCAGCCAATGAAATCATTGAAAGTGTGGCGCATTGTATTAGCTGTAGGTATTTTATGTGCGCCACAGTTTGCATTGATGACATTTTCAATGCTTTTCTTGCACGATTTTGCCGGATTAAGTATTGGATATATCAGTATTCTACTATTTTTCATACAAATCAGTTCAATACCAACACGTATCGGTAGTGGCTTTTATACAGATAAAAGGGGAAATAGAAAATTTTTTCTGAAAGCGGTTACAGCCCTTTCATTCATCTTATTCGCAGCCCTTACCGTATTTACTTATTTTTCATATAAACTCAATATACATCATTTTGCCTACTTTGTTAGTTTCATTATTCTTATATCTGGTATATCAATTTCTTCCTGGCATGGAATCGGATATACCGAACTGGCTACAGTTGCCGGACAAAAGAGTGTTGCAACCGTATTAGCCATGGCTAATACAGTAGTATTTTTCATTCTGTTTGCAACTCCAGCCATAATTCCATGGCTATTACATCAATTCTCCTGGGTCGGCGTTTGGGCAGTCATGGCTGTTATTTGCGCAATAAGTTATTTCTTATTTGAGAATTCATCATCTGAAAAATAATTTTTTATTCATAAGAATGTACCATCCTGCTTTACTCTGCATAAAACAGACTGAATTTTTTGTTGGTGATTTTACCGATAAATTTAATTTATCAAATTTTGAATTGATTTATGAAGATTATTTTGAAAATAGCCAAACAGTTTTTTAGATTTGAAATTTCATTTTTCACATTATGATAATTAGTCATTTTATGATATGAGCTGAAATATTGATAAAAGTTCCATTTAACAATATTTCAGCTATATAACGTTCTTATTGACTAAGATTTATTGAAAAAAATCAAATCGAAATAAAGATATTTTCCACAGACGTAAAAAACTAATAGCTACATTAAAAGGTATAAAGCTTATAAATCTGCTTTAAACTAAAGCATAGTTAACACATTGAAAAATTAATAATAAGCAATTACTAACAAAAGAGGTGTGGCTAATACTGTACTTTTACACAATATCATCATCAACACATTTAACAGCAAAAGAATGGTTACTTTGTCTGATATGTGGATCATAAAATCTGAAGCATCTGGCCATTATTATAGTTAAACTATTCAATATAAAAATAGTGAGCATAACACCTGTTATGCTCACTATTAGCTATATGTTGACTAGTTAGCCAGACACGACTATTACATCATGCCGCCCATGCCACCCATACCGCCCATGCCACCCATATCAGGAGCAGCAGGTTTATCTTCCGGTAATTCGGTAATCATGCAATCAGTAGTCAGCATCAGACCAGCGATAGAAGCAGCATGCTGCAAAGCAGTGCGAGTAACTTTAGCCGGATCCAGTACACCCATTTCCAGCATATCACCATACTCACCGGTACCTGCGTTATAGCCGTAGTTATCAGAACCATTCAGCACATTGTTTACTACAACGCTTGGTTCATCACCGGCATTGGCAACAATCTGTCGTAATGGTGCTTCAACTGCTTTCAGTACGATTTTCACCCCGGCTTCCTGATCGGCATTAGCACCTTTCAGGTCTTTAATCGCAGCACGGGCACGCAGCAGGGCAACACCACCACCGGCTACCACACCTTCTTCTACCGCAGCACGGGTAGCATGCAGGGCGTCATCCACGCGATCTTTTTTCTCTTTCATTTCAACTTCAGTAGCAGCACCAACTTTAATTACTGCCACACCGCCGGCCAGTTTAGCCACGCGTTCCTGCAATTTTTCTTTATCGTAGTCGCTGGTAGCCACTTCAATCTGTTTGCGAATTTCAGCAACACGTGCTTCAACAGCAGCCTTGTCACCCAGCCCGTCGATCACGGTAGTATTTTCTTTACCAACTTCTACACGTTTAGCCTGACCTAAGTCTTCCAGAGTAGCTTTTTCCAGAGACAGACCAACTTCTTCAGCAATAACAGTACCACCGGTCAGGATAGCAATATCCTGCAACATGGCTTTACGACGGTCACCAAAGCCCGGAGCTTTAACAGCAACGGTTTTCAGGATGCCGCGAATGTTGTTTACTACCAGAGTAGCCAGAGCTTCACCTTCAACATCTTCAGCAATAATCAGCAACGGACGGCTGGTTTTTGCCACTTGTTCCAGAACAGGCAGCAAATCGCGGATGTTAGAGATTTTTTTATCAAACAGCAAAATATACGGGCTGTCCAGACCGGCAATCTGTTTTTCTACATCAGTAACAAAGTAAGGAGACAGGTAGCCGCGGTCAAACTGCATACCTTTAACAACTTCCACTTCATTTTCCAGTGATTTGCCGTCTTCAACAGTGATCACGCCTTCTTTACCCACTTCATTCATGGCTTTGGCAATGATTTCACCGATAGATTCATCTGCATTGGCAGAAATAGAAGCAACCTGAGAAATTTCTTTAGATTTTTCCGGAACCGGTTTAGAAATATTTTTCAGTTCGGCAATAACAGCTTCAACAGCTTTATCGATACCGCGTTTTAAATCCATCGGATTCATACCGGCAGTAACGTATTTCATGCCTTCAGTAACAATAGCCTGAGCCAGAACAGTTGCAGTAGTGGTACCGTCACCAGCCACGTCATTGGTTTTAGAAGCAACTTCTTTAACCAGCTGTGCGCCCATATTTTCGAATTTGTCTTTCAATTCTACTTCTTTAGCAACAGACACACCGTCTTTAGTGATGTGCGGTCCGCCAAAGGCACGATCCAGCAATACATTACGACCTTTAGGGCCTAAAGTTACTTTTACCGCTTCAGCCAATACATTGACACCAGCAACCATTTTCTGACGGGCTTCGTCAGAGAATTTCACGTCTTTTGCTGCCATTTGCAACTCCTAATTTTTAATAATTAATTACGCAATAAAATTAAATTTCTGGATAAATAATTTATTCAACGATACCGAAAATATCTTCTTCGCGCATTACCAGCAACTCTTCACCGTCTACTTTAACAGTCTGGCCGCTGTATTTTCCGAAAATTACTTTATCGCCAACTTTAACATCCAGTTTCTGACGATCGCCGTTTTTCAGCAGTTTGCCATTACCTACGGCAATTATTTCACCCATATCAGGTTTTTCAGCAGCAGAACCGGGTAATACAATACCAGAAGCAGTTTTTTCTTCAGCTTCCAGGCGTTTTACGACAACGCGGTCATTCAAAGGACGAATAGTCATATTATCTTCTCCACATCTTTAGTGCCCGAGGCACAGCAAAGTTGGTTAATACAAACCCGCATTTTCAGCGGGGCGTAAATATAAATTTATTCGTTACTTAAAGTAGGGCTGGCTCGCCGCAATTCAAGAGTAAGTGAAATAATTTTTTTCCTTACTCTTACAAATACTTAGCGAATTTGACAAATTATCTTAGTTATTACAGACAGATAGCTGCAATTACAAGCAAATCTCCTGCATCCCGTTTCGACCCGATAAATTAATTTGAGACAGAGCAAATATATTACCTCAGCCCGCCGGACAGATTCCGGACACAGGTAACACATCAAGAAAAAAGATAGTTTATCTGCTAATTACAGATAAACTGTTTTTTGCATAATATTAAGTATATATACCAGATTAAAATATAAGTGGTGAAATGCCAAATAATGCTGATTAACTTAATTACCAGAATTATTTTACCAAATTCTGAAAATCAGAATTTCAATTTACAGAGGGACTTATTTTCTTTCAAATCTGGTATCAATCTGGGCTGATAACGTTTCGCGGGCACGTGCAATACGTGAACGCACTGTACCTACCGGACAGCCTAATTCCTGAGCGATTTCTTCATAGGTCAGACCATTTATCTCTGATAAAATAATCGGCTGACGCAGATTGGCCGGCAATTGATTAATTGCTTCATCAACAGCATCAATCAGCTCACGATTAAGTAATAAATCCTCCGGAGTCTGATAATCTGACAAATGTTCCAGTACATCAGTTTCATCTCCGTCCTCATCCATAATCTCAGTAATCATTTGCGGTTCACGTCCGTAAACAGCTGCCATAGACTTAGCCGTATTCATACCAATACAGCAAAGCCACGTATAAAACTGACTTCCGGCACGAAATTGCGGCATAGCTTTATAAGCTTTAAGAAATGTTTCCTGTACCACATCCAGCGTTGTTTGCTCATCATGAGTAAAACGACGCAGAAAGTGTTTTAAACGACGCTGATACTTTCTGACCAGCAAACTAAAAATCTGAGCATCACCCTGCTGAGCCCTTCGCACCAACACCTGCTCTTCCACCTGCCGGGTAGAATCATCATGCATTTTGTTATCCTCTAGTCATTATTGTTGTTGCATCAATCAGCAGCTGAATCTGCGATAAATCTAGTATCAGCCTTAAAGTTTTACAGCCTTAGAGGCAAGTCCTCCATAATTGGCATCCATCCGTCAGTTACACCCCTGTCAATACTAACAGCAACATTAATAACAGCGATACACTGATTGTCTGAGTCACATAAAACCGGCCAGACAACACGCATAAAAGGAGGGATCTTCCTTTCTTGTAATAATTTTCTAACTTTTTTTCTTCCTCCTCTCAGAACAATAGTATCTTCATTATCTGCCTGACGCACTCTCCACGCAGCATCAGTTTCCGCCAAACCAAAAGGATGCCGGTTCCATTGCAGATAACGGGCAGTAACCAGTTTCTGACTGGACACCGGTAACAATCCATACCAGTGCCACTGCCCGCTTACATCATACTTATCAATCCATAATCTGGAATCATAATAGACCACACGCGCATGCGGTAAAGCCCATTGTGCTCCATTTTTGCTTTCCATCAACTGTCGTGCAAATTCTGTTAGAGCCGCAGACGTAGACATTCCCAAACAATGCTTTTGCGCAAATAAACGCAATTGCTGCCGACGGCGTGATTCACTTAAATTACGCCATAACGGTATTTGAAATCCTTTTTGCTGCGCATGCAGCATAGTCCAGTCAGCTTCAGCTATTTCATTTAATAAGGACAGTTCATCCTGTAAACGTTCTACAGCCGCTTCTATCTGGCTATCCAGATGTGGCAGATGTTTGCGCCAGTATGGCAAACCGTCCAGACGCAGCCAGTTGCGTAAATAGGCACAATTACTATTACTGTCATCTTCAATATGTCCAAGTCCTGCGGCATCTGCATATGCCTTGAGCTGTTGCCGGGAAAAATGCAATAGCGGACGCCAGATAACAGTATGTTCAGTTAATGAACGTATCGCCGGCATAGCTGAAAGCGAACGTAAACCGCCACCGCGCAGAGCCCCCAAAAAAAAAGTTTCAATTTGATCATCTCTGTGATGCGCCAATACTACCGCATCAGCCTCACTATCAGCATAAACCTGATAACGTGCTTTACGCGCAGCGGCTTCCAATCCCTCTCCGGCCGCACGCACATCTACCCTGACCAGTTGCAGCGGAACTGACCACAATGCGCATAATTGCTCACAAAATGCAGCCCACTCATCCGCATATCTGCTCAAACCATGATGCACATGAATTGCAGATATCTGTATCGGCAGGCTATCACGCAACTGAGTCAGCGCGTGTAACAATACCACTGAATCCAACCCACCGCTGAGACCCACTGCCAAAAT includes these proteins:
- a CDS encoding LysR family transcriptional regulator, coding for MEKLDLEILHTFVVIVEMGSYTKASNILFKSQSAISEQIQKLEVFCDAQLLHRGRYGAKPTAIGEKMYKHAKKILSLNDNIINDIRSHDSVYELTLSITDYFMPATIASVLRGLRDQCQNIQFNVSIQSSSKMLLEHTLEQYDIALFIHLNGQRLPDNDNFMIVGHEPLGWAGSKDLSITGSDPLPIITLPKGCLLQKLAIDKLENNKISYNLSHYASSVIGMQSAIEAQLGIGCLNRSSMSKKFIDYTDILKLPALPDIDYIMYYKSEKNPFINTIKGLVERVTSNDNAFEK
- a CDS encoding MFS transporter, whose amino-acid sequence is MSLNSNKLPDKNIFSDNHKWKVLFTGAFANTCFTFVIGGVPAASIILRNNYHIPTSVLGLLMGIVGFGIAVSELPWGIATDRFGDRPILITGLSTTAIALFTLAYFAKISSHTSISIILCAGLLVVGLFGSSVNGSSGKAIIQWFKPQQRGLAMSVRQAAVPLGYALGALFYPYISIHYGFSTTLFISAFICILAALFSYLWIIDPDSESERKTPDITQSLKNKSTQPMKSLKVWRIVLAVGILCAPQFALMTFSMLFLHDFAGLSIGYISILLFFIQISSIPTRIGSGFYTDKRGNRKFFLKAVTALSFILFAALTVFTYFSYKLNIHHFAYFVSFIILISGISISSWHGIGYTELATVAGQKSVATVLAMANTVVFFILFATPAIIPWLLHQFSWVGVWAVMAVICAISYFLFENSSSEK
- a CDS encoding class I adenylate-forming enzyme family protein encodes the protein MIKTIKALYTIKFLTFKGIFYLLMSFRSVGMNLMALLYVRQKLSPDQIAINENDNCINYHTLYTQSQHLAKKLAAHCDIKPHQKIAIMASNHTIMIQTLFAIARLGADIYLLNTELSAKQLQNIQDAVKFDWIIHDPQIPILIDVKSLPTDHPEQISIYSLLKDKMPPYSGNLKVTHFNKLTVLTSGTTGRFKMAGRNSKAQNFISPFYQLLMKLNLSKYNRIYIATPIYHGFGIATLCMSVLLGATIFINKRFDAAKVCQLINKHNIEVITLVPLMLSRMMNYSVTQLRSLRCIITGGAPIAVTLVQRTINQLGKVLFNLYGTSEAGICLIATPDDLITHPSTLGKPVKGLSAKLMNNGKEDAIKGELYIKCAWSTQGKNWTATGDIVQKDSTNNYYLNGRADDMIVSGGENVYPFELKQCLVNHPDINDLAVISVNDEEFGQRLVAFVVLAAHTEQTEDTLIDWLKPQIARYQMPKKIYIIDELPMTHIGKVDRKQLINRYYELSKI
- the groES gene encoding co-chaperone GroES, with the translated sequence MTIRPLNDRVVVKRLEAEEKTASGIVLPGSAAEKPDMGEIIAVGNGKLLKNGDRQKLDVKVGDKVIFGKYSGQTVKVDGEELLVMREEDIFGIVE
- the groL gene encoding chaperonin GroEL (60 kDa chaperone family; promotes refolding of misfolded polypeptides especially under stressful conditions; forms two stacked rings of heptamers to form a barrel-shaped 14mer; ends can be capped by GroES; misfolded proteins enter the barrel where they are refolded when GroES binds) codes for the protein MAAKDVKFSDEARQKMVAGVNVLAEAVKVTLGPKGRNVLLDRAFGGPHITKDGVSVAKEVELKDKFENMGAQLVKEVASKTNDVAGDGTTTATVLAQAIVTEGMKYVTAGMNPMDLKRGIDKAVEAVIAELKNISKPVPEKSKEISQVASISANADESIGEIIAKAMNEVGKEGVITVEDGKSLENEVEVVKGMQFDRGYLSPYFVTDVEKQIAGLDSPYILLFDKKISNIRDLLPVLEQVAKTSRPLLIIAEDVEGEALATLVVNNIRGILKTVAVKAPGFGDRRKAMLQDIAILTGGTVIAEEVGLSLEKATLEDLGQAKRVEVGKENTTVIDGLGDKAAVEARVAEIRKQIEVATSDYDKEKLQERVAKLAGGVAVIKVGAATEVEMKEKKDRVDDALHATRAAVEEGVVAGGGVALLRARAAIKDLKGANADQEAGVKIVLKAVEAPLRQIVANAGDEPSVVVNNVLNGSDNYGYNAGTGEYGDMLEMGVLDPAKVTRTALQHAASIAGLMLTTDCMITELPEDKPAAPDMGGMGGMGGMGGMM
- a CDS encoding SDR family NAD(P)-dependent oxidoreductase, with amino-acid sequence MIKLLNFLLFYVHKPNIRRLTQRLKHKTIIITGASYGIGESLCYLLADIDCNLILVARTVDKLRELKQRLTMSKAKADIYAADLRDQEQLDGFIKYIQNLPVDIFINNAGKSICRPVMQSLDRQHDFERTIKLNYLTPVQLCLALIPKLQQSKGHIINVSAVNVLFAPAVNWSAYQASKTAFDQWLRSAMPELQNRQIKVSTAYLPLVKTRMIEPTKAYQNLPALQPKQAATIISYLLQTQKRQYKPWWAMIVQLAGVLFNGIWFKLNCYYIKRK
- the tilS gene encoding tRNA lysidine(34) synthetase TilS produces the protein MVSSAVSKLCESIAQQWSASMADRCILAVGLSGGLDSVVLLHALTQLRDSLPIQISAIHVHHGLSRYADEWAAFCEQLCALWSVPLQLVRVDVRAAGEGLEAAARKARYQVYADSEADAVVLAHHRDDQIETFFLGALRGGGLRSLSAMPAIRSLTEHTVIWRPLLHFSRQQLKAYADAAGLGHIEDDSNSNCAYLRNWLRLDGLPYWRKHLPHLDSQIEAAVERLQDELSLLNEIAEADWTMLHAQQKGFQIPLWRNLSESRRRQQLRLFAQKHCLGMSTSAALTEFARQLMESKNGAQWALPHARVVYYDSRLWIDKYDVSGQWHWYGLLPVSSQKLVTARYLQWNRHPFGLAETDAAWRVRQADNEDTIVLRGGRKKVRKLLQERKIPPFMRVVWPVLCDSDNQCIAVINVAVSIDRGVTDGWMPIMEDLPLRL
- a CDS encoding sigma-70 family RNA polymerase sigma factor, giving the protein MHDDSTRQVEEQVLVRRAQQGDAQIFSLLVRKYQRRLKHFLRRFTHDEQTTLDVVQETFLKAYKAMPQFRAGSQFYTWLCCIGMNTAKSMAAVYGREPQMITEIMDEDGDETDVLEHLSDYQTPEDLLLNRELIDAVDEAINQLPANLRQPIILSEINGLTYEEIAQELGCPVGTVRSRIARARETLSAQIDTRFERK